The Leucobacter chromiiresistens genome has a window encoding:
- a CDS encoding DUF1643 domain-containing protein, which translates to MTEFITATADIRGDYRYSLTRVWDETLPKLTYILLNPSTADATKLDNTLKQCVKISKFNGFGGLLILNLYAYRATEPKVMKAAADPIGPENDQFLAAATGTIVGGWGNNADFARANFVRSMHPNMKALKINGTGHPKHPLYVSETTRLIDWLPRP; encoded by the coding sequence TTGACGGAGTTCATCACAGCCACAGCAGACATTCGAGGCGACTATCGTTACTCACTTACGCGGGTTTGGGACGAAACCCTGCCCAAGCTGACGTACATACTGTTGAACCCCAGCACTGCTGATGCGACCAAGCTCGACAACACTCTGAAGCAATGCGTCAAAATATCGAAGTTCAATGGCTTCGGAGGCCTGCTGATTCTCAACTTATATGCGTATCGAGCCACTGAGCCCAAAGTCATGAAAGCTGCAGCTGACCCGATAGGGCCCGAGAACGATCAATTCCTCGCAGCCGCAACTGGAACCATCGTCGGCGGCTGGGGCAACAACGCAGACTTTGCCCGAGCCAATTTCGTTAGGTCAATGCACCCCAACATGAAAGCGCTAAAGATCAACGGGACCGGACACCCAAAGCATCCGCTCTACGTTTCAGAAACGACGCGTCTGATCGATTGGTTACCGCGTCCGTAG
- a CDS encoding tyrosine-type recombinase/integrase, with the protein MNSTELLAEYRLHLLRLGRSPGTLKQRLGDLSRLHAHAGPLENITKTVLEQHLDLHSAEWSPAYRKKVYASYRSFFQWARKRKLIAQNPSRGLETVRVPRYLPRPAPEDVVLDAFDKASTVEAAMLCLGATQGLRRSEIATAHPAQRDGMSLRVLGKGSKERVVPLDSLTLSLLEQLESEQGCDDYYFRGRFGGHVHPATVYKWLKKHLGTGWSTHNLRHRAASHGLRETHDLRGVQELLGHASLATTQIYTEVSTEQLASIVTANSLRTKVIERRLSQTLLNTNVPATITDAEVQQAMRVLAHHLSLVQSG; encoded by the coding sequence GTGAACAGTACAGAGCTTCTGGCGGAATACCGACTTCATCTTCTTCGGCTCGGGCGATCGCCCGGAACCTTGAAACAACGGCTCGGCGATCTCAGCCGATTGCATGCTCACGCCGGTCCGCTGGAAAACATCACCAAGACGGTCCTCGAGCAGCATCTCGACCTGCACTCGGCAGAGTGGTCGCCCGCTTACCGGAAGAAGGTATACGCCTCGTATCGATCCTTCTTCCAGTGGGCGCGAAAACGGAAGCTCATCGCTCAGAATCCGAGTAGAGGGCTGGAAACGGTACGAGTGCCACGGTACCTGCCGCGCCCAGCACCCGAAGACGTCGTACTCGACGCGTTCGACAAAGCGTCGACGGTCGAAGCAGCCATGCTGTGCCTCGGCGCAACTCAGGGTCTCAGGCGAAGCGAGATTGCCACTGCTCACCCTGCTCAGCGGGACGGTATGTCCCTCCGTGTGCTCGGCAAAGGATCGAAGGAGCGGGTGGTCCCGCTCGACTCTCTAACGCTGAGCCTTCTCGAGCAATTGGAGTCGGAGCAAGGGTGTGACGACTACTACTTCCGTGGGCGCTTCGGTGGCCATGTGCATCCGGCTACGGTGTACAAGTGGTTGAAGAAGCACCTTGGTACGGGGTGGAGTACGCATAACCTGAGGCATCGCGCGGCGTCGCACGGCCTGCGCGAAACGCACGACTTGCGAGGTGTGCAGGAACTGCTGGGCCATGCCTCTCTTGCAACCACTCAGATATACACCGAGGTGTCCACAGAACAGCTGGCATCGATCGTGACGGCGAACTCACTGCGCACCAAGGTAATTGAGCGTCGCTTGAGTCAAACGTTACTCAACACGAACGTGCCTGCCACAATCACCGATGCAGAAGTCCAGCAAGCGATGAGAGTCCTCGCGCACCACCTGAGCCTTGTCCAAAGTGGATGA
- a CDS encoding flavin reductase family protein: MSHTKADALLNDGQALAHEFDARRYRDVMGSFPSGVTIITTLGVDGPVGFTCQSFYSVSIDPPLVSFSIARTSRSLHSVRSHERLVVNFLSSKQRYLSSQFARSGTDKWRGVEWSPAGENGAPVLADVTGWVSGVVEREIEAGDHLIFLVRVTAVYAAPEVEPLVFHRGNYRELEYVI, encoded by the coding sequence ATGAGCCATACAAAAGCCGATGCACTTCTGAATGATGGGCAGGCGTTAGCGCATGAGTTCGACGCTCGTCGATACCGAGACGTCATGGGGTCGTTCCCGTCTGGAGTCACGATCATCACCACCTTGGGCGTTGACGGACCGGTAGGTTTTACGTGTCAATCGTTCTACAGCGTTTCGATCGATCCGCCACTCGTGTCGTTCTCGATCGCGCGAACATCTCGAAGTCTGCACTCGGTGCGCTCGCACGAGCGCCTCGTCGTCAATTTCCTCAGTTCAAAACAGCGTTACCTCAGCTCGCAGTTCGCCCGCTCAGGCACGGACAAGTGGCGCGGTGTCGAGTGGAGCCCGGCCGGAGAGAATGGCGCGCCCGTACTCGCGGACGTTACCGGCTGGGTATCTGGAGTCGTTGAACGCGAGATAGAGGCCGGAGACCACCTGATCTTCCTGGTGCGCGTCACCGCAGTATATGCAGCCCCTGAAGTCGAACCCCTCGTGTTCCATCGCGGAAACTACCGAGAACTGGAGTACGTGATCTGA
- the cysK gene encoding cysteine synthase A yields the protein MSGFPARRIADSVADLVGGTPLVRINRVIAPGGAQVLGKLESANPAFSVKDRTALSIVEAAENEGRLRAGGTIIEATSGNTGIALAWIGAVKSYRVIIVMPDDVSEERRTLLRALGAQLVLTPGQEAMAGANQEAERILDRTPGAFLSGQGGNHANPAVHERTTGPEIWADTAGDIDAFVATVGTGGTLTGAGRYLKAQNPHIRVIAVQPAEAPVLSGGEFQPHKIQGIIGGNGFPPVLNTEIADEIISISGDEAIRTARDALAREGLLVGVSSGAALAAARELALRSEYEGKTIVALLPDTGERYLSSELFDHARGASMAPPSLHHDATALSV from the coding sequence ATGAGTGGATTTCCGGCGCGAAGAATCGCCGACAGCGTCGCCGATCTCGTTGGCGGCACCCCCCTCGTTCGCATCAACCGAGTGATCGCCCCCGGCGGCGCTCAGGTGCTGGGAAAGCTCGAGTCGGCTAATCCGGCTTTCAGCGTAAAAGACCGAACGGCCCTCTCGATCGTCGAAGCAGCCGAGAACGAGGGGCGATTGCGGGCGGGCGGAACGATCATCGAAGCGACGAGTGGCAACACCGGAATCGCCCTGGCATGGATAGGTGCGGTGAAAAGCTACCGAGTGATCATCGTCATGCCAGATGACGTCTCCGAAGAACGTCGTACCCTGTTGCGTGCTCTCGGAGCACAGCTCGTGTTGACGCCCGGCCAGGAGGCGATGGCTGGAGCGAACCAGGAGGCAGAACGCATCCTCGACCGAACCCCCGGTGCCTTCCTGTCGGGCCAGGGAGGCAACCATGCGAACCCCGCGGTGCACGAGCGCACAACTGGTCCCGAAATCTGGGCCGACACAGCTGGCGACATCGATGCATTCGTCGCCACGGTCGGCACCGGCGGTACCCTCACCGGCGCAGGGCGGTATCTCAAGGCGCAGAATCCTCATATCCGCGTGATCGCCGTTCAGCCCGCCGAAGCGCCGGTACTCTCGGGCGGTGAGTTCCAGCCCCACAAGATTCAGGGCATTATCGGCGGCAACGGTTTTCCACCGGTGCTGAACACAGAGATCGCCGACGAAATCATCAGCATCTCTGGTGACGAGGCGATTCGCACCGCGCGAGACGCACTTGCTCGAGAAGGGCTCTTGGTCGGAGTTTCCTCAGGTGCCGCACTCGCCGCTGCGCGCGAACTCGCGCTTCGGTCAGAGTACGAAGGGAAGACCATCGTCGCGCTACTCCCGGATACCGGGGAGCGCTATCTCTCCTCGGAACTTTTCGATCACGCAAGAGGCGCTTCCATGGCACCACCGAGCTTGCACCACGATGCGACCGCACTGTCCGTATGA
- a CDS encoding NtaA/DmoA family FMN-dependent monooxygenase (This protein belongs to a clade of FMN-dependent monooxygenases, within a broader family of flavin-dependent oxidoreductases, the luciferase-like monooxygenase (LMM) family, some of whose members use coenzyme F420 rather than FMN.), with protein MSDTATRHIHLGYMYWVNGTHWGGWRQPEAPKDGAFDYEYALRAAKTVERAKFDFFFLGDTLPGDLVQEQWITTHNTGRLEPFTLGSQLALGTTKIGIVVTAHPTYYDPYILARMSASLDHLSGGRFAWNVVLGANDVAARNFSLPDLGGETRYERADEFIEIVKRLWDSVEEGAYIQDKEAGTFIDNSKFHRLGWKGKHFSVDGTLPLLRPPQGHPPLLYAGASELSRQLTSKWCDVNFTGPKSINDSAAFNADVRARAAALGRDPDEVLFLPGITPIVADSREAAIGIYDRLNASLPLDEDPVTGGHDLDYWRNLAANPRSGGPLKYGSRNLGIVSARIGADLTPLGLDGEVGAAFAATFNSEGERLLAQIAQRTDRTPGGTQPLRARDLLYSAIIDGFPIINGTAEQVADFLEEWFESGAADGFNIQSPYLWSQLDRFVDEVVPILQRRGLHRTEYETRTFREHLGLSKPRSYYGPGGIDEQRAALGSSDAQ; from the coding sequence ATGAGCGACACCGCGACTCGACACATCCATCTCGGCTACATGTACTGGGTCAACGGAACCCACTGGGGCGGCTGGCGACAGCCCGAAGCCCCAAAAGATGGGGCCTTCGACTACGAGTACGCCCTGCGCGCCGCCAAGACGGTCGAGCGGGCCAAATTCGACTTCTTCTTCCTCGGCGATACCCTGCCCGGAGACCTGGTGCAGGAGCAGTGGATCACCACGCACAACACCGGTCGTCTTGAACCGTTCACGCTCGGATCGCAGCTCGCGCTCGGCACGACCAAGATCGGCATCGTCGTCACCGCGCACCCGACGTACTACGATCCATACATTCTCGCCCGCATGTCCGCATCGCTGGACCACCTGAGCGGTGGGCGGTTCGCCTGGAATGTCGTGCTCGGGGCGAACGACGTAGCTGCGCGTAACTTCAGCCTTCCCGATCTCGGGGGTGAAACCCGGTATGAGCGGGCCGACGAGTTCATCGAGATCGTGAAGCGCCTGTGGGACAGCGTCGAAGAGGGGGCCTACATCCAAGACAAAGAAGCGGGAACCTTCATCGACAACAGCAAGTTCCACCGTCTCGGCTGGAAGGGCAAGCACTTCAGCGTCGACGGCACGTTGCCGCTTCTGCGACCTCCGCAGGGACACCCGCCCCTCCTCTACGCTGGCGCTAGCGAACTGTCGCGTCAGCTCACCTCGAAGTGGTGCGACGTGAATTTCACCGGCCCCAAGTCGATCAACGACTCGGCCGCCTTCAACGCAGATGTGCGGGCGCGTGCGGCAGCCCTCGGTCGCGATCCCGATGAGGTGCTCTTTTTGCCCGGCATCACTCCGATCGTCGCGGACTCCCGGGAAGCCGCAATTGGGATCTACGACCGGCTCAACGCTTCGTTGCCGCTCGATGAAGATCCGGTGACGGGAGGCCATGACCTCGACTACTGGCGGAACCTTGCGGCCAACCCGCGTTCGGGCGGTCCGCTGAAGTATGGAAGCCGTAACTTGGGAATCGTCTCCGCACGCATCGGCGCCGATCTGACTCCGCTCGGACTCGATGGTGAAGTCGGCGCGGCGTTTGCGGCGACTTTCAATTCGGAGGGGGAGCGACTCCTCGCGCAGATCGCACAGCGCACTGATCGCACGCCGGGCGGTACGCAGCCCCTGCGCGCACGGGACCTTCTCTACTCTGCGATCATCGACGGGTTCCCCATCATCAACGGCACGGCGGAGCAGGTCGCTGACTTCCTCGAGGAATGGTTCGAAAGCGGCGCAGCCGATGGTTTCAATATCCAGTCACCGTACCTCTGGTCTCAGCTCGATCGTTTCGTCGACGAGGTCGTCCCCATCTTGCAGAGGCGCGGGCTGCACCGCACCGAGTACGAGACCCGTACATTCCGCGAGCATCTTGGGCTGTCGAAGCCGAGAAGCTACTACGGACCCGGCGGCATCGACGAACAGCGCGCAGCGCTGGGATCGTCAGATGCACAGTAG
- a CDS encoding dipeptide ABC transporter ATP-binding protein — MSHDSDAKRPANILEFSRLSLEYRSRARPPVSVITDISFSLRRGEVLALVGESGSGKSTIARAVTGTLAPNARITQGSVVLDSTNLVDLPAKQYERLRGRTIGYVPQDALLGLNPLLTVGKQAAEPLRVHTRLDRAARKRRVLELFERVGLRRVEQVYNSYPHELSGGMCQRVLIAAAIAAEPALIVADEPTTALDVTVQKRILDLLGDLTRDNGLSVLLVTHDLGVAAERAQRIAVLQHGRLVETGPSELIVSKPIEAYTRRLIDASHLARPTVAIAEARAAQREDAQTSSLGTRGGAVPMVLASRISKTFSNRTGAPVAALDDVSLSIARGRTLGIVGESGSGKTTLMRTLAGLTQPDEGDVCIGGQPLSHDPVAKRARRELYRTLQIVYQNPYAALNPRLTAGRILEEPLTGFGFGGRAERRRRIAELLDLTELPASVAGRYTAELSGGQRQRIAIARALAVRPEVLICDEPVSALDVTVQRQILDLLDGLQRELGLTYLVISHDLGVISEISDEILVLQHGQVVESGTALDVLRDARTDYVRELIAAIPQYRTPWNQRRN; from the coding sequence TTGTCGCATGATTCTGACGCAAAGCGACCAGCGAACATCCTGGAGTTCTCGCGCCTTTCTCTCGAGTACCGGTCGCGCGCACGCCCTCCGGTCTCGGTGATCACCGACATCAGCTTCTCGCTGCGGCGCGGAGAAGTGCTCGCTCTTGTGGGCGAGTCCGGATCGGGCAAGAGCACCATCGCCCGCGCCGTCACCGGCACACTCGCGCCGAACGCGCGCATCACCCAGGGCTCTGTCGTCCTCGACAGTACCAATCTCGTCGACCTTCCAGCGAAGCAGTACGAACGTCTCCGGGGGCGCACCATCGGCTACGTGCCGCAAGACGCCCTGTTGGGATTGAACCCGCTGCTCACCGTCGGCAAGCAAGCTGCCGAGCCGCTTCGAGTGCACACTCGTCTCGATCGAGCCGCGCGGAAACGGCGCGTGCTCGAACTCTTCGAACGGGTCGGTCTGCGCCGCGTCGAGCAGGTCTACAACAGCTACCCCCACGAGCTCTCCGGCGGCATGTGCCAACGCGTGCTCATCGCCGCGGCCATCGCAGCAGAACCAGCGCTCATCGTCGCCGACGAGCCCACCACAGCACTCGACGTGACAGTGCAGAAGCGCATACTCGATCTGCTCGGCGACCTCACCCGAGACAATGGACTCAGCGTGTTGCTCGTCACCCACGACCTCGGTGTCGCAGCGGAGCGGGCGCAGCGCATCGCAGTGCTGCAGCACGGTCGCCTCGTCGAGACAGGTCCGTCGGAGCTCATCGTGTCGAAACCGATCGAAGCATACACGCGCCGTCTCATCGACGCCTCTCACCTCGCGCGGCCGACCGTCGCCATCGCGGAAGCCCGTGCTGCGCAGCGCGAGGATGCTCAGACCTCTTCACTCGGCACACGCGGCGGTGCGGTTCCCATGGTGCTCGCGAGCAGGATCAGCAAGACGTTCTCCAACCGAACAGGTGCACCGGTGGCCGCGCTCGACGACGTCTCCTTGAGCATTGCGCGCGGACGCACGCTGGGTATCGTCGGGGAGTCGGGGTCGGGGAAAACCACGCTCATGCGCACCCTTGCGGGTCTCACTCAGCCGGACGAGGGCGACGTCTGCATCGGAGGCCAGCCTTTAAGTCACGACCCTGTCGCCAAGCGCGCTCGCCGTGAGCTCTACCGCACACTGCAGATCGTCTACCAGAATCCGTACGCTGCGCTGAATCCGCGGCTTACGGCAGGGAGAATTCTGGAAGAGCCACTCACCGGCTTCGGCTTCGGCGGTCGAGCCGAGAGGCGCCGCCGCATCGCAGAGCTGCTCGACCTCACCGAGTTGCCGGCGAGCGTCGCGGGCCGGTACACAGCCGAACTATCCGGCGGACAGAGACAACGCATTGCGATTGCGCGAGCACTCGCAGTACGACCCGAGGTGCTGATCTGCGATGAGCCGGTCTCTGCGCTCGATGTGACCGTCCAGCGGCAGATCCTCGATCTCCTCGACGGCCTCCAGCGCGAGCTTGGCCTCACCTACCTCGTCATCTCCCACGATCTCGGCGTCATCAGTGAGATCTCAGACGAGATTCTCGTGCTGCAGCACGGTCAGGTCGTCGAGAGCGGCACCGCGCTCGACGTGCTCCGGGACGCCCGCACCGACTACGTACGGGAGCTCATAGCGGCCATCCCGCAATACCGAACGCCCTGGAATCAACGGCGCAATTGA